A stretch of the Montipora foliosa isolate CH-2021 unplaced genomic scaffold, ASM3666993v2 scaffold_458, whole genome shotgun sequence genome encodes the following:
- the LOC137989405 gene encoding uncharacterized protein: MASRGLGEESVELLSDSDEEGNVEYLPNPGEFFALVAANSTGSAPEVFVAKVVRLSEDRKFAILAEFSELRPGRYKLSAGRSYRERVNALVYPIDIVYLHSEGEYELRTSKIDIHQAEGVVIITEQSLQIQTSHENITTSALLNEQNHEISVPSHEQNKENTEALNPKNIQTSAPLNEQNHEISVPSHEQNKENTEALNPKNHEISVPSHEQNKEKTEALNPNNKDGRPPKRKNHEPLDGGGELPQRRCWRCQGIGHLQWECPSSRRALWESIDVKFF, encoded by the exons ATGGCTTCTCGAGGCCTCGGTGAGGAGTCAGTGGAACTTCTCAGTGATTCCGATGAAGAGGGAAACGTAGAATATCTCCCAAACCCAGGAGAGTTTTTTGCACTAGTGGCAGCCAACTCTACGGGGAGCGCTCCTGAAGTTTTTGTAGCCAAAGTAGTGAGGCTTTCGGAAGACCGAAAATTTGCCATTCTAGCCGAATTCTCCGAGCTAAGACCAGGACGGTACAAACTCAGCGCGGGAAGAAGTTACAGAGAACGTGTCAACGCCCTTGTTTATCCAATAGACATTGTCTATTTGCATTCTGAAGGCGAATACGAACTCAGGACAAGCAAAatcgacatccatc AAGCTGAGGGCGTGGTGATAATTACGGAACAAT cATTACAAATTCAAACAAGTCATG AAAACATAACGACCAGTGCACTATTAAATGAAC AAAACCATGAGATCAGTGTACCATCACATGAAC agaacaaagaaaacactgaagcatTGAATCCaa AAAACATACAGACCAGTGCACCATTAAATGAAC AAAACCATGAGATCAGTGTACCATCACATGAAC agaacaaagaaaacactgaagcatTGAATCCaa AAAACCATGAGATCAGTGTACCATCACATGAAC aaaacaaagaaaaaactgaaGCATTGAATCCaa ACAACAAAGATGGACGACCGCCCAAAAGAA AAAACCATGAGCCACTGGATGGTGGTGGTGAACTGCCCCAAAGGa gaTGCTGGAGGTGTCAGGGCATTGGACATCTCCAATGGGAGTGCCCCAGTTCCCGCAGAG CTCTCTGGGAGAGTATTGATGTAAAGTTTTTTTGA